A stretch of the Papaver somniferum cultivar HN1 chromosome 6, ASM357369v1, whole genome shotgun sequence genome encodes the following:
- the LOC113291798 gene encoding pentatricopeptide repeat-containing protein At4g31850, chloroplastic-like produces MVELHSSISIGVYSRSLYLVPKSAISSLEFHLAGKNSSIIQFENPLLTFSSLRVPKIIHSILSPLLFKFKFPWNIKVPNSIRVQLVNQEKPMSVQTRVTKLSSPTLQVLSQIFKQSPSPDIVTYTTFIKFLGDSGYATEAHQLFTLMRESHEPDTILFTVLIQILCNSKMYGQALDVFHEMSCHNCKPDLFCYNVLINKLGEMGQEDALWKLFSKMQLEGIYPDVVTYSAVVKSLCLSENFNEAFRVLECMEMKKSVEPPNTYTYNTIIKAFLDRKQIKEALGVVGRMHILGLEPDSISFNLFIKYYSDLGEGQEAYSLLRFMITTGIEINEASYVTCLNGLMKQGQSNEVLELVEYIRQSNIVINIRAWNKLIYWFSKRDQLEDGYGIFLRLRNPNEITMNTVIQMLYKHGKSERAWEVLKLMNEKKIEASVVTYNILLHGLCEQGMVTRGFKIVLEMIVKGLKPDLITYNTLINGLIKAGRTEDASNLFEIMRGRFTVSGSDSLEKFVKEMLIKEKLH; encoded by the coding sequence ATGGTAGAGTTGCATTCCTCTATATCCATTGGAGTTTATTCAAGAAGCCTGTATTTGGTTCCAAAGTCAGCCATTTCCTCACTTGAATTCCATTTGGCGGGGAAGAACAGTTCTATCATCCAATTTGAGAACCCTTTGTTAACTTTCAGCTCTCTTAGAGTTCCAAAGATCATACACTCAATACTTTCACCATTACTATTCAAGTTTAAATTTCCATGGAATATAAAGGTTCCAAACTCAATCAGAGTACAACTGGTCAACCAAGAGAAACCCATGAGTGTACAAACGAGAGTGACAAAACTATCTTCTCCGACTTTGCAAGTCCTATCTCAAATATTCAAACAAAGTCCATCACCGGACATTGTTACATACACGACGTTCATCAAATTTCTCGGTGACTCCGGTTATGCTACCGAAGCCCACCAGCTGTTTACACTCATGAGAGAATCCCATGAGCCTGATACAATTTTATTTACAGTTTTAATACAAATTCTATGCAATTCCAAAATGTACGGCCAAGCTCTGGATGTGTTTCATGAAATGTCTTGCCACAACTGCAAACCGGACCTGTTCTGCTACAATGTGTTGATCAACAAGCTTGGCGAAATGGGTCAAGAAGACGCTCTATGGAAACTTTTCTCCAAGATGCAGTTAGAAGGTATTTATCCCGACGTTGTCACGTATAGCGCGGTAGTGAAATCTTTGTGTCTATCAGAAAATTTTAATGAAGCATTCAGGGTTTTGGAGTGCATGGAAATGAAGAAATCCGTTGAACCACCGAATACGTACACATACAATACAATAATCAAAGCGTTTTTGGACCGAAAACAAATAAAAGAAGCTCTAGGAGTTGTTGGGAGGATGCATATTCTTGGGTTGGAACCAGATTCAATTAGCTTCAACTTATTCATCAAGTACTACAGTGATTTGGGTGAAGGGCAGGAGGCTTATTCTTTATTGAGATTTATGATTACAACAGGAATTGAAATCAATGAGGCTAGTTATGTAACATGTCTCAATGGACTAATGAAGCAAGGACAAAGTAATGAAGTCCTGGAGTTAGTCGAGTACATACGACAGTCGAACATTGTAATCAACATTCGTGCCTGGAACAAGTTGATTTATTGGTTTAGTAAACGGGATCAACTCGAAGATGGATACGGAATTTTCTTACGGTTAAGAAACCCGAACGAAATCACCATGAACACTGTGATTCAGATGTTGTATAAACATGGAAAAAGTGAGAGAGCTTGGGAGGTTCTTAAGTTGATGAACGAGAAGAAAATTGAGGCCTCAGTGGTGACATACAATATACTCTTACATGGGCTGTGTGAACAGGGAATGGTTACAAGGGGATTTAAGATTGTGTTGGAAATGATAGTAAAGGGATTGAAACCAGATTTAATTACTTATAATACACTGATCAACGGCTTGATTAAAGCCGGTCGGACGGAAGATGCTTCCAACTTGTTTGAAATCATGAGAGGGAGATTCACCGTCAGTGGTTCTGATTCTTTAGAGAAATTTGTCAAGGAAATGCTTATAAAAGAAAAGTTGCACTAA